The following coding sequences are from one Capsicum annuum cultivar UCD-10X-F1 chromosome 3, UCD10Xv1.1, whole genome shotgun sequence window:
- the LOC107866089 gene encoding uncharacterized protein LOC107866089 isoform X1, which translates to MGHLSIFRIRFKILSLSNTEREDDTSQRSPSLSILFSQTPPSPFSCSCVVVTISITIFELKSLDSMAPWKRRSTIVVIPKNTRRRISKQRQIKKEKKESTRLEQFIGEDGSTRLEKSIEEEGSTRLEKSTEEKYEETSGADASSTNIDASNDKFKSNENAQGENRGFEDEQRTKYRHDTPILEEDTSHAVESFPASPSPDTSLIKPIRYLDYSFETLIERYPSLMGSVNVKSGLGKSFLSLERF; encoded by the exons atgggtcatttgtcaattttcagaaTTAGGTTCAaaattctttctctctctaacaCAGAGAGAGAAGACGATACATCTCAGCGTTCTCCATCTCTCTCAATTCTCTTCTCTCAAACACCTCCGTCGCCATTTTCGTGCTCTTGTGTTGTCGTAACCATCTCCATTACTATCTTCGAACTTAAATCTCtag ATTCAATGGCTCCATGGAAAAGAAGATCAACAATTGTTGTTATTCCTAAAAATACAAGAAGGCGAATTAGTAAACAGagacaaataaaaaaagaaaaaaaagaaagcacAAGATTGGAGCAGTTTATAGGAGAAGATGGAAGTACAAGGTTGGAGAAGTCTATAGAAGAAGAAGGAAGCACAAGGTTGGAGAAGTCTACGGAAGAAAAATACGAAGAAACAAGTGGAGCAGATGCTTCTTCCACTAATATAGATGCCTCAAATGATAAATTCAAAAGTAATGAAAATGCACAAGGTGAAAATAGAGGATTCGAGGATGAACAGAGAACGAAATACCGGCACGATACACCTATCTTGGAGGAGGATACATCTCATGCTGTCGAGTCCTTTCCGGCCAGTCCTTCACCCGATACCTCACTTATCAAGCCTATTAGGTATTTGGATTACAGCTTTGAGACACTGATTGAAAGGTATCCAAGTTTGATGGGCTCTGTTAATGTTAAGTCTGGGTTGGGTAAGTCTTTtttgagtttagaaagattttag
- the LOC107866087 gene encoding uncharacterized protein LOC107866087, whose product MMMMSIFSSFDVLSAEIFGQKLTRSWPPATSDNKQQPGMGPTVSDRKTAAVSLPSTSSTGGLNKVGEAAAPSTSKSASRSQQQRRPRFAPELDGVHCFETIIPY is encoded by the coding sequence atgatgatgatgtcaATTTTCAGTTCGTTTGATGTTCTCTCCGCTGAGATTTTCGGCCAAAAGCTCACCCGCTCTTGGCCACCGGCCACTTCCGACAACAAACAACAACCAGGTATGGGCCCTACTGTATCAGATCGCAAGACCGCTGCGGTTTCTCTGCCGTCTACTTCTTCTACTGGTGGACTGAACAAGGTCGGAGAGGCGGCCGCGCCGTCAACTTCAAAATCGGCGTCGCGTTCACAGCAGCAAAGGAGGCCCAGGTTTGCGCCGGAATTGGACGGCGTTCACTGTTTCGAAACAATTATTCCTTATTGA
- the LOC107866089 gene encoding uncharacterized protein LOC107866089 isoform X2, whose translation MGHLSIFRIRFKILSLSNTEREDDTSQRSPSLSILFSQTPPSPFSCSCVVVTISITIFELKSLDSMAPWKRRSTIVVIPKNTRRRISKQRQIKKEKKESTRLEQFIGEDGSTRLEKSIEEEGSTRLEKSTEEKYEETSGADASSTNIDASNDKFKSNENAQGENRGFEDEQRTKYRHDTPILEEDTSHAVESFPASPSPDTSLIKPIR comes from the exons atgggtcatttgtcaattttcagaaTTAGGTTCAaaattctttctctctctaacaCAGAGAGAGAAGACGATACATCTCAGCGTTCTCCATCTCTCTCAATTCTCTTCTCTCAAACACCTCCGTCGCCATTTTCGTGCTCTTGTGTTGTCGTAACCATCTCCATTACTATCTTCGAACTTAAATCTCtag ATTCAATGGCTCCATGGAAAAGAAGATCAACAATTGTTGTTATTCCTAAAAATACAAGAAGGCGAATTAGTAAACAGagacaaataaaaaaagaaaaaaaagaaagcacAAGATTGGAGCAGTTTATAGGAGAAGATGGAAGTACAAGGTTGGAGAAGTCTATAGAAGAAGAAGGAAGCACAAGGTTGGAGAAGTCTACGGAAGAAAAATACGAAGAAACAAGTGGAGCAGATGCTTCTTCCACTAATATAGATGCCTCAAATGATAAATTCAAAAGTAATGAAAATGCACAAGGTGAAAATAGAGGATTCGAGGATGAACAGAGAACGAAATACCGGCACGATACACCTATCTTGGAGGAGGATACATCTCATGCTGTCGAGTCCTTTCCGGCCAGTCCTTCACCCGATACCTCACTTATCAAGCCTATTAG aTAG
- the LOC107866088 gene encoding uncharacterized protein LOC107866088, whose amino-acid sequence MMMSIFSPFDALSAEIFGQKVNHSWVPPTSDKKQQEGVGPIISERKMAAASSPSISSTGGLNKAGEVTVPSRPQQQRFAPELDGVNCFESIFPY is encoded by the coding sequence ATGATGATGTCAATTTTCAGTCCTTTTGATGCGCTCTCTGCTGAGATATTTGGACAAAAGGTGAACCACTCTTGGGTACCGCCAACTTCTGACAAGAAGCAACAAGAAGGTGTGGGCCCTATTATATCTGAACGCAAGATGGCTGCCGCTTCTTCGCCGTCTATTTCATCTACTGGTGGACTGAACAAGGCAGGAGAGGTGACGGTGCCGTCGCGTCCACAGCAGCAAAGATTTGCGCCGGAATTGGATGGCGTTAACTgttttgaatctatttttccctattga